From a region of the Dunckerocampus dactyliophorus isolate RoL2022-P2 chromosome 20, RoL_Ddac_1.1, whole genome shotgun sequence genome:
- the grinaa gene encoding glutamate receptor, ionotropic, N-methyl D-aspartate-associated protein 1a (glutamate binding): protein MSQDKSGYPVMGETNPLHNNVYGPTQPGFGMPPPNYHQAPGGPYPPAGGYGQPGFPQAGFGPAPYPQMPYPQMPYPQPYPQGPYQGPGQPGFPGDPSVPGGSAGYHGDVPPTYYDNEDFTNSGFEDKSIRQAFIRKVFMVLTVQLLVTFSFVAVFTFVDEAKLFVRKNPWTYYISYVVFLVSLIVLSCCGDFRRKHPWNLVALSILTLSLSYMVGMIASFYDTDTVIMAVGITAVVCFTVVLFSLQSKYDFTSCQGVLFVCLIVLLLFGILCMFIRDKILHIVYASLGALLFTCFLAVDTQLLLGNKKLSLSPEEYIFAALNLYTDIINIFLYILAIVGRSRE from the exons ATGTCCCAGGACAAGAGCGGCTACCCCGTCATGGGGGAGACCAACCCACTCCACAACAATGTCTACGGACCCACGCAGCCGGGTTTTGGCATGCCCCCGCCCAACTACCACCAGGCCCCCGGAGGACCGTACCCGCCAGCCGGTGGCTACGGCCAGCCAGGGTTCCCCCAGGCAGGCTTTGGCCCTGCCCCGTACCCTCAGATGCCGTACCCCCAGATGCCCTACCCACAGCCCTACCCACAAGGTCCCTACCAGGGACCTGGGCAGCCTGGCTTCCCTGGAGACCCCTCTG TGCCTGGCGGCAGCGCTGGTTACCATGGCGATGTGCCTCCGACCTACTACGACAACGAGGACTTCACCAACTCAGGCTTTGAGGACAAGAGCATCCGACAGGCCTTCATCAGAAAA GTCTTCATGGTTCTCACCGTGCAGCTACTGGTCACCTTCTCCTTCGTGGCCGTCTTCACCTTTGTGGATGAGGCCAAGCTGTTTGTGCGGAAGAACCCATGGACGTACTACATCTCCTACGTGGTCTTCCTGGTCTCTCTCATCGTGCTCAGCTGCTGCGGAGATTTCCGCCGCAAGCACCCCTGGAACCTGGTGGCCCTG TCCATTCTGACCCTGAGCCTGTCCTACATGGTGGGCATGATTGCCAGCTTCTATGACACCGACACCGTCATCATGGCTGTGGGGATCACCGCCGTCGTTTGCTTCACCGTGGTCCTCTTCTCACTACAG AGCAAGTacgacttcacttcctgtcaagGCGTCCTGTTTGTTTGTCTGATTGTGCTGCTGCTCTTCGGCATCCTCTGCATGTTCATCCGCGATAAGATCCTGCACATCGTCTACGCCTCGCTGGGGGCCCTCTTGTTCACCTGC TTCCTGGCTGTGGACACCCAGCTGCTGCTGGGCAACAAGAAGCTGTCCCTGAGTCCTGAGGAGTACATTTTCGCCGCCCTCAACCTCTACACGGACATCATCAACATTTTCCTCTACATCTTGGCCATTGTGGGACGCTCCCGTGAATGA
- the LOC129173610 gene encoding protein lifeguard 1-like, which translates to MTQVRLKTNGYPVMGETNPLHNNVYGPMQPGFGMPPPDSHQAPRGPYPPTAGRLCSCPMAYPQMPYPQMPYLQIPYPQMPYPQMPYLQMPNLQMSYPQMPYPQGPYKGPGQPGFLGDPAAPDSDPGYHGNDSINSTFEYKSIRRAFIRKVFMVFTVQLLVTSAVAVFTFGVDPELFVWSDQWTYSVYISNVVFLICLNVLSCCSFLPQAPLEPGDPGEERTSPNIKPLSPPNSLFSFSPF; encoded by the exons atgacccag GTTCGTCTGAAGACTAACGGCTACCCCGTCATGGGGGAAACCAACCCACTCCACAACAACGTCTACGGACCCATGCAACCAGGCTTTGGCATGCCCCCGCCCGATTCCCACCAGGCCCCCAGAGGACCGTACCCGCCGACTGCCGGCAGGCTTTGTTCCTGCCCC ATGGCCTACCCCCAGATGCCCTACCCCCAGATGCCCTACCTCCAGATCCCCTACCCCCAGATGCCCTACCCCCAGATGCCCTACCTCCAGATGCCCAACCTCCAGATGTCCTACCCCCAGATGCCCTACCCACAGGGGCCATACAAGGGACCTGGGCAGCCTGGTTTTCTTGGAGACCCCGCTG CGCCTGACAGCGACCCCGGTTACCATGGCAACGACTCCATCAACTCAACCTTTGAGTACAAGAGCATCCGACGGGCCTTCATCAGAAAA GTCTTCATGGTTTTCACCGTGCAGCTGCTGGTCACCTCCGCCGTGGCCGTCTTCACCTTCGGGGTGGACCCCGAGCTTTTTGTGTGGAGCGACCAATGGACGTACTCAGTCTACATCTCCAACGTGGTCTTCCTGATCTGTCTCAATGTACTCAGCTGCTGCAGCTTTCTGCCGCAAGCACCCCTGGAACCTGGTGACCCTGGTGAAGAAAGAACATCACCCAACATCAAGCCTCTTTCACCGCCCAACTCCTTGTTCTCCTTCAGTCCATTCTGA